The Aspergillus nidulans FGSC A4 chromosome VIII genome contains the following window.
AATTGCAAGGACTGAATGGATATTGCCCAAAGAGCTGCGAAAGACAGATCTTATGTGTATATATGCTGACAGATCTCGAATTCGGTCTTTGTCGTGCTGACTGATGATTACCCCAGAATGAGTTCCCGGCGAGTATATTATGGGATTATACCTCCAATCCCCAGTGGTAACCCTGATCATAACACTGCCAGAAACAGTGGGGAAGACACTCTGCCTCCGGCTTATAGGCTCTTGGCCTGCTATCCGAGACTTGATTTAGCCTACGTCCACAAAGGCGGGGCATCCCACAGACTTTGGTACATCCAGCAATTGTTTCAAGCATGCCTTTGGATTCCCAGGCTCGTCAGATATACATGCTTTGCAATGTCAACCCTAGACCACAGCAGATCACGTGTGGAAATAAGGGCCGGCCAGATGGAGGGCCACAACAGCTAAACTAGACTCCTTCCTCTCGGGAATATCGTGTATAATCTCTCCTGTGAAGTCATCGAACACTTTGCGGGGGACATAAGCGTTGTCGAAGTAAGTAGATCGAAATACGAAGGGGGCTCAGGGAACCAAGGGAAAACTAGACGTTCATGGCATCAAGAAATCATGTCTCGAACTTACATTGAAGCCGCCTGAGCTATAGATTAATCCTGTATTGCCCGTTCAGTCCTCGTGACTTATGGTTCATTCTATCCGTACATATCTATGTCATATGCACACCACGTGCGCAGGGGAACCTGTTAAGCTTATTATTCTAGTAACTTGACTAGGGCAATGCTTCAACCTCTGAACCATACTGCCCTTGGTTCCCAATTGGCAGACACCCGCTAGAAGGAAGTAGCTGGCCCACACGATTACATAGCGTGGTAACGTCCGGCCACGCGAGCCAGAGGAGGCCAAGCCAAGAGACTCCAGTGTCAAAACGGTGGGAGAGCCGCAACGGTCGTGaccagatgaagatggtgatACCCGCAGATAACGCCATAGGCAAGCACGAGCATGAGAAGCCATGTATATACCAGGTGCATGTTGAATAACGCATGTGTGGATAATATGAGCCATTCTAGAGGAGGATACAAGAGCACACAATTCCATTGCGCTGTGCCTTGGATGAAGCAGAGCCTACTACTCATATGCGTGGTACAGGGTGCTGTGGTGTGAATTAAACATGTGGGGAAAGAAATAGAGTCCCTCTTGGGACGTAATACTGGAGGACAAGCTATATGTCAGGTTCATACAAAAGGAGATGTTAAGCACCAATgcaagggaaagaaagtGAGAAGCAGTCCAAATCGCCGAGGATATACAATGGGAGTCAATATGTGACGGGCACGGAGGATGGATGGTCGATTAGGTACGGTAGAGAATCACCAGGGAATCGAAGGTTGTCAATAGTCTGAAGCTATCTGTCTCCTATTGACTAGACTAACTCTTAGCCATCCTCTTACGAGGTTGGCTGGTATATTATATACACGATATCAGGAGTCATGACATCATTCTCTTCTGACAGATTGATGATGTGGTCGGTAACCGTCTGGTTCTGGGTTCGATCCCGCGCTCGGACCGAACCAGTGACACAATACACCAACTACTAGGACATCCAGGCAAGACAGGTTTGCCATAATCCAGCGAATGAGGCTTGGGGCAACCAGGAGAGATGAAGTAGTTAAATAATGTAAGATATGTatccgggaagtcagaagaCTCATACTAATGTAATAGCTCCCCAGGCATGGACGCCCTTGAAGCAAGCCTAAATGGGACTTTCAGAATCAATACAAGCGCATGGAGAATAGGTTGGGAGTAATCTATCGTTGGCAGATGGACGCTTGGAATAGTAATGCAGACGTCTAGTAAGGATAAAGTGACCATGATCCAGAGCTACCATACAGAAAGAGGTAACAGAATCACGCATGAGAGGAAGTTAAATCTGTATGTCATACGAAATAAGCAAGGCAATTCAAAGCCCCTAAAGTGTCGTAATATGCCCTGGGCGATCGTGACGGACCTGCCCAAGCAAGTCCAGCCAGAAATATTATGATGGCGAACCACTTTCGGTCCAAAGCATGCAGTTTAGGATATCAAAAAGACAGAACTGGGACTTTAGTAGGAGCACCATAGCAGGCACCCCATACCTCGAAATCCATTTGCACACTTGCAGAGTTTGGTTCAATTTCAAGATGACTGATTAGCTGAAGCCACAAGTTGTTTGAGTATTCATGAGATAGGATAGAACCCGAAGCATTCGTAGACTAAGGAGGAGATAGAAATCTCTCGTGGTAAGGACCCTACATTTTGGGAATAAGATAGGCCTTCTTAGGAGTGACCAGAGTGCCGGGAGAAACACCTGCGAAATTGTCTGGTAATTGCTAGGATCAGTTTTAGGCTCAGAGCCTTCTAATGTGATGCAGGCAGTGAGGCTACAGGGGTACTGATACCAGCAGGTCAAGAGATAGGCCCGAAACACCCCTTACTGACTTTGAAAATAATTGAGTACATAGGGAAACCGTCATAACAGGACATCCAAGTGCTCACAATCTAACGGCTTGAGCCAAAAGACCTACTCCTTAGTGTTACGATTTCTGGTGGCTCTGTTCAAGGACACCCAGCAGTATTCCAACACACGCAGACGGCCATCGGATATTATGGGACAGAGACCTTGCGGCGAAGACATAAGCTCCAAGCCATTTAAATGCAGGGGAGGAGACATGTAGAACTTCTCTACGCTATCCCGTTGTTCATGTCCTTTCGGGAGCAAAAATTGCAATATATGAGCGAAGCCGTCAGTCAGCTTGGTGTGGAACGCAATATTGACTACTACCATGCTTCATGGCCAATTTTTGATAAGGAATACCTTGAGCGGATTTCAATCGCATTGACTTTGCTTTGTGGCAGCAACGATCCTATACGGGAATCAAAATGAAGAGGGAGAGTCAGGGTTGAGCTGGACAGCTTAGCCTGGTTTGAAACCTGATCATATCTTTCAAGACATAAAGACGAAATAGAACTAAACGGGTCTTAAGTATATAAAACTCAGTCGACAGACTCCAAGCTTGACAGGTTGCGAGGCTTCGCTTTCAGGTTCTATATGGTTATTAATTGCCCGCGGTATAAATGCCCACCCCCGCACAGCACACGCTATATTAGATCGGGTGCCGACAAACAAAAGCACATGGAGATCACTGAAGTAGCCAATCCTAAAAGCAAGGATTCAAATTAACTCTGTGGAATCCAAAAACTTCTTATGGACTTTGACGACTTGCAGACCTCTAGAAACCAGAATTAAGAAGTCCGTCACGTTCATTGAATACCGATCAAGCGTTTAGGTCCTGAAGTCCTTATTAATGACTGCGAAGTCAATAGTATTATAGAATGCGATGCGCCACGTCGAGATTCCAGAGGGGTTGCTTTGGTGACTGTAGTAATGTTCTGACAGTGTGCCTGCGTTGCCTACTTCTACATATATACGTCTTTAGCGAAGGATTAAAAGGGACTAagctgagctgagctgagTGAAGTTTGCAAGGTAAGCGAATTGACCGGCGCACTGAGACTGATCCCACCTCCCGTGTATTCATGTCTGTACGGATCGCTACACTGGAATCTCTCAGCGCCGTGCCACGTCATGCTGTGGGGGAAAAAAAACCCTTCATGTGAACGATGTCACACTTACCGAGTTCTGCGAAATTATAACTCCACTATAGAGACTACTGCGCCTCTTCGCCCCAGAGGAAATGCCGTTGGGACGAAGAGCGGACAACACACAACGAACGGGCGTGCTGGCTATAGGTCTGTAATCTAGAACTGGTTGCCAAGTGGACAGAACGGAGCCGAGCCTATTAGCGCAGACGACGGGCGGCCGAAAATCTCATCATCCTACATTGGTTAGTCTACATATATAGTACCAAACGTAACGTGCTCTTGTGCATGGTACTAGCGGGCGCTATGGCGGGCGCTAGGGCAGCTACTGCAAGATGGGCCCGAAGATCACCATGTATTCTAGAGGAGCAATTGATACATACTCACAATACATATACTGAAAAAAGTGTATTACAGCTCCCCACTTGAAACAGCAGCGTACGGCATACTGTTCGAACAAAAGGGCAAAAACGTATTTAACCATGTAACGAGTTTGTACACTGCTTATTCAACCGCTTGCTTTAAAAAAGGTCAGGAGATTTCTCCTTGTatttcttatttcttttaACTTCTTACCTTCATACAAAGCTTTCAGAATGCCTCGGCCGTCAATAAATCTTGAGCCATACAAGGATGAAATTTCTACCCTGTATAAATCAGGCAAATCTCCTCCTACTATTGCTATGCTACTAGGGAATCAATATGATATTCAGGTTAGTGAGCATATGATTAAGACCCGCCTTAGTATATGGGGGATTCATAAGACAAATTATACAGCCTCAAAAGACACAGTTCTTCATGCTTGAATCAAAGTTCTTCTATATCAAGTTGGCCTCTCAGAGAACAAGATCCTACatgttcttcagcttgaaggcTGGAATATTCAGCCTAGAACATTGAAATATGTTCGGCATCAAAAAGGGCTCTTGCAATGTATAGTAAATCTAATTGCTGATTaagctgaagttgaaagGGTCCTGAATCAACTTTGTACAGACCTTGCTACTGGTCAAATTGAAGGATATGGTATAGGAATGCTTTATCAGTACTTTAAGAACCAAGGATTTTAAATTGGCAGGTATGC
Protein-coding sequences here:
- a CDS encoding uncharacterized protein (transcript_id=CADANIAT00001008) produces the protein MPRPSINLEPYKDEISTLYKSGKSPPTIAMLLGNQYDIQPQKTQFFMLESKFFYIKLASQRTRSYMFFSLKAGIFSLEH